Part of the Candidatus Omnitrophota bacterium genome is shown below.
ATTGCCGGGCTGCTCCCTCTTCTCATAAACGGTTCTGCGGCCGACGGCGTCTTTGACAATTATCTTCACTTCTCTTTCTTTTATGTCCTGCGGCACCTCCCAGAAGATCGTGACCGTTCTTTTCACATTTTCCTCGAGGGAAAGCTGGGATATATAAAACTTGATGAGGGAATCCCCTGAGAGCATGTCGCCGGGCGCCGGCTCCTGCTTTATGATCGTGCCGGGAGAGATGTTGTTGTTTATCACTTCTTCCGTTTCGGCTACCTCAAAGCCCATCTCATGCAGATAGGAAGACGCGTCAGATGATGATTTTCCGACGAAATACGGCATGACGAGAAAACCCATGAGCGACGCCGGGCCTTTGCTCATAACAATATCTATCATGGCCGCGGGCTTTACTATCTGCCCGGGCAGAGGTTCCTGTGTTATGATAAGGTCTATCTGCGTCTCATCGCTGTAGATGCCCGTGACATTCCCGACGGTGAGCCCGGTCCGTGTCAAAAGTATTTCAGCCTCGCTCATCGCTTTTCCGCAGATGTCGGGCACATATATGAGATTGCCGCCTTCCGAAAGAGTCAGACGCACTTTTCTTCCGGCCCTGACCACCGAGCCCGCCACAGGGTTCTGCCTGACGACCGAACCCGCGGGGATCGTCTCGTCGCTGGCCGATTCCTTTTCTTTGTAGGCCTCCAGTCCCTTGGCCTGCAGCATATCCATGGCCTCGGCGATATTCAGGCCCGTCACGTCGGGGGTCACGACAGCCCTGCTAGTTTTGGTGATGATGCGCATGGCTATGTCAAACCCCACGCCCACCAACATGCCGACAAAAAAGGCATAGACGGCGTAGCGCGCGTAGCGTTTAATTTTTTCTTTATTTATCATTTATCCGCGATTCTACAAAAATTCTCAATGATTTTAAAACCTTCCGTTGTCAGAATTGATTCGGGATGGAACTGCACGCCGTATATATCCATGCCCTTCACCCTGACTCCCATGATCTCGTTGTCTTTCGTGCGCGCGGTTATCTCCAGCCGCGGCACCGGTTTTTCTATGATGAGCGAATGGTACCTTGTCGCGGTAAAAGGATTTTTGACGCCGCGGAAGAGCCCTTTTCCGTTGTGTTGTATGAGGGATGTTTTGCCGTGCACTATTTTTTTGGCCCTCACCACCTTCGCGCCGAAGACCCGCCCTATCGCCTGATGTCCCAGACAGACGCCCAGGATAGGCGTTTTTCCGGTGAAGGCCTTGATTATCTCCATGGAGCGGCCCGCTTTATCGGGCGTACCGGGCCCGGGCGATATTACTATGCCGTCGGGACGATAAGCTTCTATCTCCGAAACAGTGACCTCGTCGTTACGGACGACCTTTATGTCTTTCGTTATCCTGCCGAAATACTGCACGATGTTGTAAACAAAAGAATCGTAATTATCTACGAAAAGTATCCTCACAGGTCCTCCGCCATCTCAACGGCGCGCATCAGCGCCTTCACCTTGTTTTCCGTTTCCCTGTATTCGCCCAAAGGCGTGGAATCGTAAACGATCCCCGCCCCTGCCTGCAGCGACACCTCTTTGCCTTTCACAAAAACCGTTCTTATGGTTATGGCGAAATCCATATCGCCGTTGAATGAAAAATATCCCACAGCCCCCGCGTAAGGGCCCCTTGATGAGGCCTCAAGCTCGCTTATTATCTGCATGGCCCGCACCTTCGGCGCTCCTGATACCGTGCCGGCCGGAAAAGCCGCCTTGAAGAGCGAAAAACTGTCATGGCCCCGGCTGACGGTGCCCTCCACCTCGCTGGTCATGTGCATGACATGGGAGAATTTTTCAACCGTCATCAGTTCCCTGACGGAAACGCTGTTAAAACGGCAGACCCGCCCGAGGTCGTTTCTGGCCAGGTCCACGAGCATTATGTGCTCCGCCCTTTCTTTTTCCGACGAGATGAGCTCTTCGACGAATTTTTTGTCTTCGGCGGGCGTCGCCCCCCGGGGCCTTGTGCCGGCGATGGGACGCAGAACGGCCCTGGAAGAATCCTTCCTCACCAGTATTTCCGGCGAAGAACCGATCATCTTAAAATCCCCGAACTTGAGATAATACATGTAGGGCGAGGGATTCACCATGCGCAGCGCCCTGTAAACGCGGAAGGGGTCAACGGATGAGCGCGCTTTCCATCCGCGAGAGATCACCGTCTGTATGCAGTCGCCGCGGGCGATGTATTTTTTTGCCTTTCTGACCATGTCCTCAAAACGCTTTTGTGTCATCTTGCTTTTAAAAACCGTCCTGCGTATTGGCGCCAGGGGTTTACTTTCGTTACTTATTGCCTCGCGAAGCTTTTTCAGAGTTCCTTTAAGTTTTGCCGCGGCCGCGTCATACATTTGACGGCCGTCCGTGCCCGATCCGTAGCTCCAGCATATTATCCTCATCGTTTTTTTAAGATGGTCTATCACTATTACGATCTCGGGCAGCATGAAGCGGAAATACTCTCCGCCGGTGGAGGCGGGGGCATTGATGTCTTCCCATTCCCCCGCGATGTCATAGGCGAAATAGCCCACAGCTCCTCCTGTAAAAGGAGCGTCACCCTGGATTTTCGGGAAATTATAACGGCCTATGAATTTCTTGAGCTCGGAAAAAGAATCTCCGGTTTTTTTCCTTCTTCCGTTGATCTCAAAATAATCCTTTCCGCCTGAGAGCACAAAAGCCGCTGACGGCGAGACAAAAGAATATCTCCCCCAGCGAATCCCGCCCTCGGCGCTCTCAAGGAGAAAAGCGTTTTCACCGGAAGCGAGATGCGCGAACACGGAAACAGGCGTTTCCATGTCGCAGCACACATCCGTGTAAACACAGCCCAGCGAATAATCTTTCAGGGCTTTTTTGTAAACCCCGAAAGACGGCTCTATTTTATTCAGCATCTTTGTTGATCCTTCCCATGATGTTTTCAACGGGAACAAAATAGACGGGGTTTCCGGACTCGTCTTTCCAGTCGCGCGAATCGCCGGACCAGTCCCTGTTGTCGCCCATCACAAAGACATGTCCTTCCGGCACCGTGATCTCAGGAATGTTGTCGCCCTTAAGTATCTCGTTTTCTCTCTTATACACCGCATACGGTTCCGCGCCGAGCTCTTTCCAGTTGAGATAGATTTTTTTGTCGCGGATCTCAATGGCATCGCCGCCCACGGCTATAACGCGCTTGATCAAACCCTTCTGACTGTCCACAGGAGAACGGAAAACGATTATATCGCCCCTCTCGACGGGGTTGAGGGCATAATGGAGCGCGCTGGCCCATTCTATGTCGTAGAGCTCAAGAGTCGGCTCCATGGAGCCGCTGGC
Proteins encoded:
- the trpE gene encoding anthranilate synthase component I; translated protein: MLNKIEPSFGVYKKALKDYSLGCVYTDVCCDMETPVSVFAHLASGENAFLLESAEGGIRWGRYSFVSPSAAFVLSGGKDYFEINGRRKKTGDSFSELKKFIGRYNFPKIQGDAPFTGGAVGYFAYDIAGEWEDINAPASTGGEYFRFMLPEIVIVIDHLKKTMRIICWSYGSGTDGRQMYDAAAAKLKGTLKKLREAISNESKPLAPIRRTVFKSKMTQKRFEDMVRKAKKYIARGDCIQTVISRGWKARSSVDPFRVYRALRMVNPSPYMYYLKFGDFKMIGSSPEILVRKDSSRAVLRPIAGTRPRGATPAEDKKFVEELISSEKERAEHIMLVDLARNDLGRVCRFNSVSVRELMTVEKFSHVMHMTSEVEGTVSRGHDSFSLFKAAFPAGTVSGAPKVRAMQIISELEASSRGPYAGAVGYFSFNGDMDFAITIRTVFVKGKEVSLQAGAGIVYDSTPLGEYRETENKVKALMRAVEMAEDL
- the lepB gene encoding signal peptidase I; the encoded protein is MIKRLIFIVALGLGGAYLFRMYIGGFVKVASGSMEPTLELYDIEWASALHYALNPVERGDIIVFRSPVDSQKGLIKRVIAVGGDAIEIRDKKIYLNWKELGAEPYAVYKRENEILKGDNIPEITVPEGHVFVMGDNRDWSGDSRDWKDESGNPVYFVPVENIMGRINKDAE
- a CDS encoding PASTA domain-containing protein, coding for MINKEKIKRYARYAVYAFFVGMLVGVGFDIAMRIITKTSRAVVTPDVTGLNIAEAMDMLQAKGLEAYKEKESASDETIPAGSVVRQNPVAGSVVRAGRKVRLTLSEGGNLIYVPDICGKAMSEAEILLTRTGLTVGNVTGIYSDETQIDLIITQEPLPGQIVKPAAMIDIVMSKGPASLMGFLVMPYFVGKSSSDASSYLHEMGFEVAETEEVINNNISPGTIIKQEPAPGDMLSGDSLIKFYISQLSLEENVKRTVTIFWEVPQDIKEREVKIIVKDAVGRRTVYEKREQPGN
- a CDS encoding aminodeoxychorismate/anthranilate synthase component II is translated as MRILFVDNYDSFVYNIVQYFGRITKDIKVVRNDEVTVSEIEAYRPDGIVISPGPGTPDKAGRSMEIIKAFTGKTPILGVCLGHQAIGRVFGAKVVRAKKIVHGKTSLIQHNGKGLFRGVKNPFTATRYHSLIIEKPVPRLEITARTKDNEIMGVRVKGMDIYGVQFHPESILTTEGFKIIENFCRIADK